In Sphingomonas sp. Leaf357, a single genomic region encodes these proteins:
- a CDS encoding sensor histidine kinase, with protein sequence MNVVDPGLPPVRGLIDPQGRLVEAEQRLNELNARAGGAIGQAVAIPQIATLSRLAQRLGILISRAVVAGDGDGDVDLWVKADPTAQGVRLEITGWRLRAAWRPGASDDERDTDFLRSGADWLWESDASLRLTFLSAGAGARHGFDVDEMLGKPLTGLFALGEDKEGAFPILGGLAMRQRFDDQRATLRPTGQAVRLAATPRTDRMGVFAGFVGAVHMIAPQPTRSEPAAGIVEALSGDFAARLDAALRFPLGRIIANADSINAQSEGPLRQDYADYAADIASAGRHLMGLVDDLVDLQAIERPDFTVASEAIDLADVSRRAAGLLGLRAGEASVRIDKPAPEDALLATGEFRRALQVLVNLIGNAVRYSPEGGMVWIRTEREGEVAAVIVADQGKGIAIEDQERIFEKFERVDAREPGGNGLGLYIARRLARAMGGDITLDSAPGQGARFVFTLPYGAPARA encoded by the coding sequence GTGAACGTGGTCGATCCCGGCCTGCCGCCGGTGCGTGGACTGATCGACCCGCAGGGGCGGTTGGTTGAAGCGGAGCAACGCCTGAACGAATTGAACGCACGCGCCGGCGGAGCGATCGGCCAGGCGGTCGCGATCCCACAGATCGCGACGCTCTCACGGCTGGCGCAGCGGCTGGGCATCCTTATCTCGCGCGCCGTGGTGGCCGGAGACGGCGACGGCGATGTGGACCTGTGGGTGAAGGCCGATCCGACGGCACAGGGCGTGCGGCTGGAGATCACCGGCTGGCGGCTGCGAGCGGCCTGGCGGCCAGGCGCGTCGGACGATGAACGCGACACGGATTTCCTGCGCAGCGGCGCGGATTGGCTGTGGGAATCGGACGCATCGTTGCGTCTGACGTTCCTGTCGGCGGGCGCGGGCGCGCGTCATGGTTTCGACGTCGACGAGATGCTCGGCAAGCCGCTGACCGGCCTCTTCGCGCTCGGCGAGGACAAGGAAGGAGCGTTCCCGATCCTCGGCGGGCTCGCGATGCGACAGCGGTTCGACGACCAGCGCGCGACGCTGCGGCCGACCGGGCAGGCCGTGCGGCTCGCGGCGACGCCGCGCACCGACCGAATGGGCGTATTCGCCGGCTTTGTCGGCGCGGTGCATATGATCGCACCGCAACCGACCCGGTCCGAACCGGCGGCCGGGATCGTCGAGGCACTGTCGGGCGATTTCGCCGCACGGCTCGATGCGGCCCTGCGCTTTCCACTCGGGCGGATCATCGCCAATGCCGACAGCATCAATGCGCAGTCGGAAGGCCCGCTACGGCAGGACTATGCCGATTACGCTGCCGACATCGCCAGTGCCGGCCGGCATCTGATGGGGCTGGTCGATGATCTGGTCGATCTGCAGGCGATCGAGCGACCCGATTTCACCGTCGCTTCCGAAGCGATCGACCTGGCCGACGTGTCGCGCCGCGCCGCCGGCCTTCTGGGGTTGCGCGCGGGCGAGGCCAGCGTGCGGATCGACAAGCCGGCACCGGAGGATGCATTGCTTGCGACCGGCGAATTCCGTCGCGCGTTGCAGGTGCTGGTCAACCTGATCGGCAACGCGGTGCGCTATTCGCCCGAGGGCGGAATGGTGTGGATCCGCACCGAACGCGAGGGCGAGGTGGCGGCGGTGATCGTCGCCGATCAGGGCAAGGGCATCGCGATCGAGGATCAGGAACGGATCTTCGAGAAGTTCGAGCGCGTCGATGCACGCGAGCCGGGCGGCAACGGGCTGGGCCTGTACATCGCCCGGCGCTTGGCGCGGGCGATGGGCGGGGACATTACCCTAGACAGCGCGCCGGGGCAGGGCGCGCGGTTCGTGTTCACGCTGCCGTACGGGGCGCCTGCTCGGGCTTAG